The DNA sequence CCGTTGCTGTACACCGCGGATGCATAGATGGTATCATCCAAAACATAACTGTCATGAACATACAACGGGCTGTACTCTCCTGCATACGTCGGATTGACCGGATCGTGACTCAACCCGAAAATGACCATCCCGCGTTGATCACGTGATCCCCAATTGGCACATCCGTTCAGATACATATAGTCGCCGTGAATGGAAATCGTATGAGCCTTTGCAGTATTTTTGGTAAGAGTGTCGGAATCAACATATGTAAATGAGTTAACCAATCGGGCAGTATCAGGAAGCTGGGAAAGGTCGATAATTTGTGTACCACCTCCTGCTTCCGACACGACATACGCGTAATGCTTGTAGGTTTTCATCTCACGCCATCCGCTTGCCGGACCGGAGACGAACGCCACCTCCTGCGGATTGTTATCGACAGTAATATCAATGATTGATGTCCCTGGCGGCCTGCCGCTGCTTCCGTTGCATGCAAGCAAGGCATATTCGCGTCCGTCAGGTGCAGTGTATCCCCAAATGGCGGAGTATCCTCCACCATTCTTGACATTCAAATGTCGCAGTGTATCGAGATGTGTCGGCTGGGCAAACGAGCCGGCGGCGAGGCATACCAAGGCCACGACGAAGAAGAAACGTGATTTCAAGGCTTTCCCTTTGTTGTTGGAAGAACAGTTTGTAACTATCGAACAATCATCATTTTCTTGTGTATCGCATTGCCGCCCGCCCGCAAGCGGTAGAGATAGACGCCGCTCGGCAGGTTGCCCGCATCGAATGATACAGATTTCACGCCGGCAGCCTGCACTTCGTTGACCAGTGTCGCTACCAACTCGCCGAGAGTCGAATACACCGCAAGTTCAACGTGTGAAGTTGCGGGAATCGAATACTCAAGCGTTGTTGCCGGATTGAACGGATTTGGATAGTTCTGAGAGAGAGTAAATGTCAACGGACTTTCAGGCGCGGGAGTTGAAGAACTTGCGGCCTTGTACACGACCTGAAACGTATCGGGACTCGAAACATCCGTAAATTCATCCCTGATCCAGATATGCCAGCGATACGTCTGCCCGTGTTGCATTGACGCGAATGGCGTGACAGTCAACGACGTGTCGCGCGTTGTGAGAAGCGTGTCGAGTCCCGGTCCCCATATATGTAATTGATAATAGTGCGGATCTTCGGCCTGATTCGCGGCCGACCTCCACCGGAAAGTCTTTGCAACACCCTGAGCGAATGTATCGCTGTTGGCGGGAGCCAGGAGGGGCGAGCGCAAACGCGGCGCGAGCCCGCTAAAGCTGAATAGATACAACCCCGTCTGCATATCCGATCCAATCCATCTCCCTGAAGGAAAATAGGGATACACTCCCCAGCAACCGTCAAACCCGCTGGCAGGGCCGGGAGCTGGGTATGAATCATAGAAGCCTGAAACGACAGGCGAAGTCGGGTTGTGCATGTCCAGCACGTACATCCCCTCTGTATAATGTGAGATGTACGCATAGTGGCCGCGGCCATGAACGTTGTGAATTTTCCGTGACGGATTCGCAGTGAATGAGGCGATAGGTGTGTATGGCGGGCCGCTTCCGAGATTCTGCATATCCCATACCTTCAGACTGGAAACGGTCGAGCCGATCTCGTCTGTTGTCAAAGCGTAGCGACCGTCAATTGTTGCCCACGCGTGATGCGTTCCGCTGCCGGTGTACGAGATCTTCCTGATGAGCTGCGGATTGGTTTTGTTGCTGATATTTACGACGTACAATCCTCCGCCGCCGTAAATGGCAGCGGCGTACAGTGTATCATTACGGACGTACGAATCGTGAATGTACATCGGCTGGTATTCGCCGACATATTCCGGGTTGGTGGGATCATTCTTGAGAGAGAAGATGATCATTCCGGACGGTGACCATCCGTTGGATCCGTTCAAATACAGATATCCGTCCGCAAGGGTCACCGTGTGAGAAGTGAGGGTGTTGCGTGAGCCGTTCACATAATTGAATTCGCGGACGAGGAGCCCAGTCGTGTCGGGAAGGCGCGAGAGATCGACAATCTGCACGCCCCGCCCGCCTTCCGAGACAATGTACGCATAGTGCCTGTACGTCTTGATCTCGCGATAGCAATACGAAGCCGTCGGGCCGGGCACAAAGGCAATCTCGCGAATCGGCGACACGTTCAGATCGATAATAGAGGTTCCGGAGTATACGCCGATAAGAGCGTACTCGCGGCCATCGGGAGAAACCCAACCCCAGCATGCCGAGTACCGTGTGCCTTGCGGCGAAAGGCCGTGAGATCGGTTCAGTGTATCAAGCAACGTTACGCCGTTCTGGGCTGAAGCTCCCGCTCCTGCAAGCAAGAGAACAAGCAACCCCAACAGCCGGCTGAGCCGGATGTTTGCACACTCCATCATGCAAAACCTCCAATAGTATGAGAAAGAACCTCCGCTGTAACTCAGCGGACAAGCACAAGTTTCCTGGTGGCAGAAAACGAACCCGATTGTATCCTGTAAAAATAAACACCGCTCGCCAAACCACCGGCATTGAATTCGACTGTATAGCCCCCGGCATTCAATGGCTCGCTCACAAGCGTGGCAACTTCCTTTCCGAGAAGATCATACACCTTGAGCGATACAAAACTCAAAGTCGGAATGCCAAATTTGA is a window from the Bacteroidota bacterium genome containing:
- a CDS encoding choice-of-anchor B family protein, which translates into the protein MMECANIRLSRLLGLLVLLLAGAGASAQNGVTLLDTLNRSHGLSPQGTRYSACWGWVSPDGREYALIGVYSGTSIIDLNVSPIREIAFVPGPTASYCYREIKTYRHYAYIVSEGGRGVQIVDLSRLPDTTGLLVREFNYVNGSRNTLTSHTVTLADGYLYLNGSNGWSPSGMIIFSLKNDPTNPEYVGEYQPMYIHDSYVRNDTLYAAAIYGGGGLYVVNISNKTNPQLIRKISYTGSGTHHAWATIDGRYALTTDEIGSTVSSLKVWDMQNLGSGPPYTPIASFTANPSRKIHNVHGRGHYAYISHYTEGMYVLDMHNPTSPVVSGFYDSYPAPGPASGFDGCWGVYPYFPSGRWIGSDMQTGLYLFSFSGLAPRLRSPLLAPANSDTFAQGVAKTFRWRSAANQAEDPHYYQLHIWGPGLDTLLTTRDTSLTVTPFASMQHGQTYRWHIWIRDEFTDVSSPDTFQVVYKAASSSTPAPESPLTFTLSQNYPNPFNPATTLEYSIPATSHVELAVYSTLGELVATLVNEVQAAGVKSVSFDAGNLPSGVYLYRLRAGGNAIHKKMMIVR